From a region of the Malania oleifera isolate guangnan ecotype guangnan chromosome 12, ASM2987363v1, whole genome shotgun sequence genome:
- the LOC131144072 gene encoding ubiquitin-conjugating enzyme E2 22: MATNENLPPNVIKQLAKELKNLDETPPEGIKVSVNEDDFSTIFADIEGPAGTPYENGVFRMKLLLSRDFPQSPPKGYFVTKIFHPNIATNGEICVNTLKKDWNPSLGLRHVLIVVRCLLIEPFPESALNEQAGKMLLENYEEYARHARLYTGIHALKAKPKVKTGAISESTTALNVDQTNASVMNVDQKNTISGAAAAALPLVSPLATSTKVGNGQDSLAVLAHPGETGVGASAVAATQKKEVGLARVQADKKKMDARKKSLKRL; this comes from the exons ATG GCAACTAATGAAAACCTTCCACCAAATGTAATAAAGCAACTGGCAAAGGAATTGAAGAATCTTGATGAAACCCCTCCTGAGGGCATTAAAGTTAGTGTAAATGAGGATGATTTTTCAACTATATTTGCTGATATCGAAGGCCCAG CTGGGACTCCCTATGAGAATGGTGTTTTCCGCATGAAGCTGTTATTGTCTCGTGATTTTCCTCAATCCCCTCCCAAGG GTTATTTTGTGACCAAGATTTTTCATCCAAATATTGCAACTAATGGTGAGATTTGTGTGAACACATTGAAAAAGGATTGGAACCCCTCTCTTGGATTACGGCATGTCCTCATT GTAGTCAGGTGTTTACTAATTGAACCATTTCCAGAATCAGCTTTGAATGAACAGGCTGGCAAAATGCTACTTGAAAACTATGAGGAATATGCCAGGCATGCCAG ACTCTATACTGGAATTCACGCGCTTAAAGCAAAACCCAAGGTTAAAACAGGAGCTATTTCTGAGTCAACCACTGCTCTGAATGTCGACCAGACGAACGCCTCGGTAATGAATGTTGACCAGAAGAACACGATCTCGGGCGCTGCTGCTGCAGCATTGCCATTGGTATCTCCACTAGCTACGTCTACAAAAGTGGGAAATGGTCAGGATTCCCTAGCTGTTTTAGCACACCCAGGGGAGACGGGAGTTGGTGCTTCTGCAGTGGCAGCAACACAAAAGAAGGAAGTTGGGCTGGCAAGGGTTCAGGCAGACAAAAAGAAGATGGATGCGAGAAAGAAGAGTTTGAAGAGATTATGA